A genomic window from Quercus lobata isolate SW786 chromosome 10, ValleyOak3.0 Primary Assembly, whole genome shotgun sequence includes:
- the LOC115965232 gene encoding uncharacterized protein LOC115965232, with protein sequence MATDANNKVLPLAFAVVDKESGPSWGWFLECLKISLGDVIANKDIYIISDRHKDATLKLLALKAGHVTQEAKFELYMQSIKEAEIEALRKKLKTERQESEPDSSIMPYTYLMKEDLDMWTQLHDGGYRYGVMTTNVSESFNGVLKGAHGLPISAMVEFTWSKLVAYFHDRHKEITHDLSKGKMSLQHLGQKSQQSKSTIKGGGQRSTDAVKVNGDDVSGMT encoded by the exons ATGGCCACCGATGCCAACAACAAGGTTTTGCCTCTCGCCTTTGCTGTTGTGGACAAAGAGTCAGGGCctagttgggggtggtttttaGAATGCTTGAAGATTTCACTGGGGGATGTGATAGCAAATAAGGACATCTACATAATTTCTGACCGACATAAGG ACGCCACTTTAAAGTTATTGGCCTTGAAAGCGGGGCACGTTACTCAGGAAGCTAAATTTGAGTTGTACATGCAATCTATCAAGGAAGCAGAGATTGAGGCCCTTAGgaagaaactgaaaactgaGCGGCAGGAAAGTGAACCTGACTCATCCATCATGCCATACACATATCTAATGAAAGAGGATCTAGACATGTGGACCCAGCTACATGATGGTGGATACCGTTATGGGGTTATGACAACTAATGTCTCGGAGTCCTTCAATGGAGTACTCAAAGGTGCCCATGGCCTGCCCATTTCTGCAATGGTTGAATTCACTTGGAGCAAACTTGTCGCGTATTTCCATGATCGACACAAAGAAATTACTCATGATCTCTCAAAGGGCAAGATGT CTCTTCAGCACTTGGGGCAaaaaagtcaacagtcaaagtcAACGATCAAAGGCGGCGGTCAAAGGTCAACTGATgcagtcaaagtcaacggtgATGACGTCAGTGGGATGACATAA
- the LOC115965233 gene encoding inositol 1,3,4-trisphosphate 5/6-kinase 4-like → MVLQSIMYASVKQYSITRQLVMVGAVSCPLKSLPTAKEDQNYGDGNCSKATNSCVDLDLVTDAANWLRGVLDLTIFGFDVVIQEGTCDHVIVDVNYLPPFKEVPNDIAIPAFWEAIKKKFELKRSK, encoded by the exons ATGGTATTACAGAGCATCATGTATGCTTCAGTAAAGCAGTATAGTATTACCCGGCAACTGGTTATGGTGGGTGCAGTTAGTTGCCC CTTAAAATCTCTTCCCACTGCCAAAGAAGACCAGAATTATGGCGATGGTAATTGTTCCAAGGCCACTAATAGTTGTGTTGATCTTGATCTGGTTACAGACGCAGCAAATTGGCTTAGGGGAGTGCTTGATCTTACCATCTTTGGCTTCGATGTTGTT ATTCAGGAAGGCACTTGTGATCATGTCATTGTGGATGTAAATTATCTCCCGCCTTTTAAGGAAGTTCCTAATGATATTGCAATACCTGCCTTTTGGGAGGCTATTAAGAagaaatttgaattgaaaaggTCAAAATAA